TTCACTTCCACCTTGTGGTCGGGAAGCTTGGTGGAGCCTTTGGGGCGGATGCTGACGTTGGCATCACAGCGGAAGCTGCCCTCCTCCATGTTGCCGGTGCTGACGCCAAGGTACTGGAGGATGGAGCGGAGCTTGGTGAGATATTGGCGGGCCTCTTCCGCCGATCGGATATCGGGCTCGCCGACGATCTCCATGAGAGGCGTTCCGGAGCGGTTGAGGTCAACAAGGCTGTAGGTCTCGCCCGATGGATCAATCTTGTGGGTAAGCTTGGCCGTATCCTCTTCCAGATGGACGCGGGTGACGCGGATGCGCCGCTTCTGCCCGTCCGCCTCCACATCGATCCAGCCGTTGCTGGCGATGGGCTGATCGTACTCCGAGATCTGGTAGCCTTTGACCAGGTCAGGGTAGGGGTAGTTCTTGCGGTCGAACTTGGCGCGCTCATTGATGGTGCAATTGAGTGCCAGCCCTGTGAGAATAGTGGCCTCCACGGCGACCTTGTTCATGACGGGCAAAACGCCCGGCATGCCCATGCAGACGGGGCAGACGCGAGTGTTCGGCCCGGCGGACTGGTAATCGGCGGCGCAGGCGCAGAACATCTTGCTCTTGGTGAGCACCTGGGCGTGGACTTCCAGGCCGATGACAGCCTCGTATTCGAACTTGGTTTTGGTGGTCATGAGGTAGCCTGTGGGGGAAACGAGAGTCAAGTATACCAGGCGCAAGGAAAGGGGACCAAGAAAGAGAGCGACCCGTATACTCTTTCCGGCCAGGTGTGGTTAACTGAAGAGCATGCCAACGAGACTGACCTTACGTCAATCGGCTACAGCCATCGGCCTCACGGCGATTCTTACCGTCTCGGCGTGCACCTCAAAGGGCGATAAAGCCGCGATAGGCCCGACGGCAACCGCTTTGCCGACGGCCACCGAATCGCCACGAGTGACGCCTTCGCCTGAAACAATCGCCCCTACGCTCGCGCCCGGTATAGCCTCCATAGACTGCACGGCGGCAAATCCATCGTGTCGAGAACTCTTCATCCAGGGCGATGCGCCGGCGCGCCTCCCCGATGGACGGCCCAGCCCTGCGCGCGGCTTCGCCGACCCTTCTCTGAGGCGCGATCCGCAGACCGGACGCATATGGATGGCCTATTCATGGCCGCACATCAGCGGCACAGGCGCGGTGGCAACGGTGACGGTGGACTCGCACCTGGCGCACAGCGACGACGGGGGCAGAACGTGGCTTTTTGACCGGGCACTGTGGAGATCGCAGGCGGAACGCGATCCGACAACGGGCGAAGCCGGCTATTCGAACCACGAGGCTGTCTCGCTCTACCCGCGCCAGACAGCGAACGGGGTCGTTTGGTATTCCGCGCGGCTCCGATACTTCACACGGCCCGGGAGCGGGTTCAAGATCGGGACGTTCCATCTCCGAGTAGCTCAGGCCGCCTCGCCGTTAAGTCTGGGTGACGCGCACGAAGGCATCCTTGGCGGAGCGCTCACGCCGAAGGAATGGCAGGCGGATACGAGCCTTTCGGGCCTGGCGCGTGAGGTGAACGGATGCACCTGGAGCGACCCCGGCATCCTCTTTACGAACGACCGGCTCTTCCTGGCGGCGCAGTGCATGCTCTTCAGCCCGCAAGGGGAACTCTACGACCAGGAGTTCGTTGCGCTCTTCGCCACACAGCCGGAGGGGCCGGTGTCATCTTGGAAGTGGAGCTACCTCGGCAAGTTGAGCAATGCGCAGGATGCAAAGGAGCTTGGCGGAAAGAGCCTGTTCCAAACAGACCTTGCCCATGCCCGCGACGGGAGACTGCTCGCCATTTTCTCGCCAAGCATGGAGGGCGAGCGGTTAGAGGCGCATACAGGTTGCGTGGCAGTGGAAGTCGCCTCCCTGAACCCGCCGATGCTGGCACGAGACGGCGAAGGCAGGCTCACCATCCGCGCCAGGGTGACCGCCTCTGACCTTGCGCCG
This DNA window, taken from Chloroflexota bacterium, encodes the following:
- a CDS encoding exo-alpha-sialidase, with protein sequence MPTRLTLRQSATAIGLTAILTVSACTSKGDKAAIGPTATALPTATESPRVTPSPETIAPTLAPGIASIDCTAANPSCRELFIQGDAPARLPDGRPSPARGFADPSLRRDPQTGRIWMAYSWPHISGTGAVATVTVDSHLAHSDDGGRTWLFDRALWRSQAERDPTTGEAGYSNHEAVSLYPRQTANGVVWYSARLRYFTRPGSGFKIGTFHLRVAQAASPLSLGDAHEGILGGALTPKEWQADTSLSGLAREVNGCTWSDPGILFTNDRLFLAAQCMLFSPQGELYDQEFVALFATQPEGPVSSWKWSYLGKLSNAQDAKELGGKSLFQTDLAHARDGRLLAIFSPSMEGERLEAHTGCVAVEVASLNPPMLARDGEGRLTIRARVTASDLAPQGPGACGYDASSETGIVIMRRNVGPGRLIGALYQTGLRP